From the Clupea harengus unplaced genomic scaffold, Ch_v2.0.2, whole genome shotgun sequence genome, the window TTTCCCATTTAATGGGCTACCAAGCATAGACCAAACACTACGACAACCTTTAAATTGTCGAGTCCTGCTGGATGACATTATTGATATATCCCACACTGACATGGACTTCAAAGTTTGTTTGAAGAATTAAAAAGTAAGGTCCACAAAAAACGTGAAACAGCTGCACGCAAATGGACTTACACACTGGGCTACATTTCGCGCTGTAGCCAATGGAAACTAAAAATTGGAATAAAATAACTTACCTGTCGCAGTTTGCGATCCACGTAAAAAGTCAGGTAGCCCTAACTACTCTACAGCTGGAGGAAGAACTTCGCACTCACATTGCAGAGCGGCTGTCTACACTGCATCATTACATTTCACTGTGAGGTGAAGGTCACGTCATACTACGAAACCTGTCCCGTCCGCGACGGAGTCAATCATTAGCAAGACCCCAGCCTTCTCGACCTCAGCCAAGCCCCGCATATGGACATGAAGAGGGgggaagtgtgtgggtgtagccTGTAGTCTACGGTGCACGACTGTCTTTCAGCTCTGGCGTAAAATAGGCTATATGTAACCTGCTTAGAACACCGTAACTTAACAGTTTATTTCAATAAATCAATTCACCTTAATCTTTGGAAACTCTTCACGCTACCTTCCAAAGATTCAACCTGTAGTTTAGCCTACTGTACGAAGCAGCAGTTTTGAACTTCTAGCAAAGGCGTTTTATCTACACTTTGTTATCGGAGACCACCCACGGAGGGAGGGCTGCTGATATGACACTTCTAGTCTTTTTTTGATAATACAGCACAAATAAGCAAAGAATCTGTAAATAATTACTACcggttttaattttttttcccagCAACCCAATGTCATTTCGAAAAAATAACCACCATTCAAAGATGGCATGCACAATACAAAgaattaacatttaacatttattgaTTTCTTGAAGTGGGTGAACTGAATGACAGTTTAAACCAAGGATTGCATCGGGACGAAATATCTCCATCAGAGAGAGAATTTGGTCCTACAAACAAATCTACAACATCAAAACTTCGTTATGCTCTTAAACCAAAAATGTTCCGAAATACCAAACTGTTTATTTGACCTAATATACCTAAGTGCTTTTCAACCATTATCGAAAACCAAACATCGAtaaaacagtttgaaatacGGTAGACTTACTTATAACAGGTAGATGTACTGAAACCAATCTTGCAGGACTTCAAATTGCTTCAGCTGGCTCAGGATGCGTATAAGCTCCACCCAGTGGATGAACATGTAAAGTGCATCAATACTTCTCTTCACGCTGCACAGACATATCTTTTAAGTCAACGTGGTTGTTTCCATCTCCTCTCAGAGTGAAATTGCATTATaaacatttcacattattaaATCTGTACTTCAAGTCGGCAgacttatgttttttttttcacagcagaGTCCCATGAAAACATGTATGACATAAAATGATTCTCTCTCTGAAGGGACTTGAATTAAATATCAAAATGCTTCATGGAAATGAAAATGAGTTGGCACACGATGAGAGGTTATCACATACACCAGAATGCCAAGAACGATCACTTGAGTCCCTCGTCAGTACTTTTGAACATTAAAATGGCGTTGTAGATCTTCAGGGCAGGGCCCAGTTTGATGCTCATGATCTTGACAATGTCAGTCTGATTCAGAAGTAGGAATGCCTCTCCATCAATACCCTAGAAGACAAGAAGTCAACTCTTAGTCAGGGTGAAAGATCAAGGGTCAGATCAAtaacgaaagaaaaaaaaacagaaccaaTAAAAGCACTCATCTTACCTCATCCTTGAACTGACGAGCTTGCTCCTCACACCCCGTTAGATTATGTACAAAGCCAAAAACCtgtaaaaagttacatatacaCAACATATGTTAATGTGAACATTATATGAaacactatttaaaaaaatctatcCATGTCTTTAAATGGCTACAATACCTAAATGAGAATGCAATGAGGATTGCCAAATGCAAAAGGGAAACAACTCAAGCTACGTTAAAGTAGCAATGTTAGGTAAACTGGTTGATCACCCCCGATCATGCGTAGCTTCTTACCACAACGATGATGCTCTCACTCCAACCCTAGATGATGGTGCTAAGATCTGCTGAGGCCCTAAATCTAACATTAAGTCATGAGTAGTGTCGCACCTCCTCCACTGTCCAGCAGGCCACCTGACTGGCGTGGATGCCGGCCACTCCGGGCAGGAGCTTGCAGTGCTGTTCCCAGCAGAGGGACAGAGTGCGGTCCTGATGGGCCGACAGGGCCGACATGAAGAGGGAGGGGTACACACCCTCGGTCGTCACGGCTGCTGtagcacacgggcacacacacgcgcacacacaccaacacccacccacgcagatacacaaatacacaaaggcagattcatatccacacacacacacacacacataaataaatcaataaatcactATATCAAGTGTTGAGATGGGCTGAATCTTCAGATTGTgcagtgtgtattttttttttttaaataaataaaaataaagaaaattgaGCGTGAAGATTTAACAAAATACTTTGCTCACTCTGATAGTTCCTCTGCTGGTTCTTCCTATACTTGGGGGGACGTCCGATCCTGATGACACGCACAAAGAGAACAGATGTGGTCATAGCATCTCATCAACATAGACAGGTGATATAAAAAAGGCACTTTCTTGACTCTGATCATGTTTCCAGAGTCAGAATTGGTAACAAATGAGTTCCttacacagcacagcgcagcgcagcaccTGACTGAAAAACAATGGTGTCATTGTTACCTGCCATGGTAGCGTGACTTTCTGGACCGCTGACCGAAGACCAGAAGGTTCCGTTTGGAGCCCTCCGTGTCGGACAGCTCGGTTTTGAGCCGGCCCTGATTCCTCTCTGCCAGCGGACACCCGGACAGGCAGTGGTGCGCTGTAAACCGACCGGTCACATGACCAGAACCGTCACAGCCCGGCGTAGGACACTTCCTGTAGGTTAGAATAGCCAAAGACAGCCATTACTATTTCCTGTCCCACATTCCACATCACACCTATATCTTGATTATAGTtttgtttaatatttttttaGGGTGGGGGACTAACAAGAAATGTGGCAACCACACAGGGCAAAGCAAAGGTGTCCTGCAGTCAACTGACCGCCACACCAGCGTGTGAGCAGCGTGTGAGCAGCGTGTGAGCAGCGTGTGAGCAGCGTGTGAGCAGCGTGTGAGCAGCGTGTGACCAGCGTGTGAGCAGCGTGTGAGCAGCGTGTGAGCAGCGTGTGAGCAgcgtgtgagcagtgtgtgagcagtgtgcaTGCGGTGCGTGCGAGGAGCGCTCCAGGGTGGTGATGTGCCGCCTACCTGTGGTGGAAGCTGTACTTGGAGGTGTTTCGCGAGTGGCTGATGGCTTTGTAGGGCAGCGGGGAGAAGTTCGATTGGCTGGCGGCCGGAGCTTCTCTTGTACCTTAGATACATTTAGGAACACCACAGCACCATAGACACATTTAGGAACACCGACAGCACCATAGACACATTAAGGAACACCGACAGCACCATATAGACACATTTAGGAACACCGACTGCACCATAGACACATTTAGGAACACCGACAGCACCATAGACACATTTAGGAACACTGAGGACAAAAgaactaaaaagaaaaaaaagaacactgaaAGACCGCATACAGAAAACTAAACTGGACATCACTTTTACTTTCAGCAATTTAATCAAAAGGTCACACaccttaaataaaaaacagcacATTATTCTGTGAAAACCACTACAATTTCATATTATCAATAGTTTATGTGGTGTTTGTAATAGCCAAATAGATCCACAAAGAGAGGTGATGAGGTTACCAGGCGGCTCGCTGCTGGACTGGCAGGGTGGCGCCTTCAGGGCATGCCCTGTGCCTTCGCACCAGTCTGCCGGGTGGATGTCAGGGTTGTCCGAGTCGACCCACTCATCGTACACATGACTCCAGCCATCGAAGTGAATCTGAACAcgcaagaggaagaggagcattATTACCCTAGAAAATAATTCAATAATGATGAAAAAAACGTTGTGCTTGCATCACTGCAACGTGCTCATTGTACTGGTTTTCATAGAGATGTGAATGTAGCATGCAGCATGTGTAGTGCCCATGATCATAGTGCATAGACTTTAAAAATACTGAAATAATGTCTGCCTTATTCATTAGAGCAATATAGGGAATTTAGAACACAGGAATATAGAGAACTTGCTGCCTCATTTTCTAGTAATAACAATGCTAATTATGCTGCTAAAATGGTCCTAATAATGACCGAAAAGCCTTATTTGTTTGGGGGCAGACCTTTATTCTGTGAGTCTCCACCTCCTGTACCGTGGCGACCCTGATGAGGGCGGGGCTTCTCTTGTCCACCGCCTCCAGCTTCATCTGGGCC encodes:
- the l3mbtl1 gene encoding lethal(3)malignant brain tumor-like protein 1, which encodes KSEDSKTESRQNRSGPADGKLEPWSWDQYLDEQKALAAPAQLFQVSQRVPQCKNNFRQGMKLEGIDPQHPSMYFVLTVAEACGYRLRLHFDGYSDCHDFWVNANCPDIHPAGWCESTGHKLYTPKVDIAGCKEEEFSWSSYLRFTKVPAAPKELFASAGRTDMECGFEVGMKLEAVDRMNPSLICVATVTDVVDDRFLVHFDNWDDTYDYWCDATSPYIHPIGWCQERCLPLTPPQDYPDPGRFAWERYLEETGSTAVPAENFKVRAPHGFQAQMKLEAVDKRSPALIRVATVQEVETHRIKIHFDGWSHVYDEWVDSDNPDIHPADWCEGTGHALKAPPCQSSSEPPGTREAPAASQSNFSPLPYKAISHSRNTSKYSFHHRKCPTPGCDGSGHVTGRFTAHHCLSGCPLAERNQGRLKTELSDTEGSKRNLLVFGQRSRKSRYHGRIGRPPKYRKNQQRNYQTAVTTEGVYPSLFMSALSAHQDRTLSLCWEQHCKLLPGVAGIHASQVACWTVEEVFGFVHNLTGCEEQARQFKDEGIDGEAFLLLNQTDIVKIMSIKLGPALKIYNAILMFKSTDEGLK